Below is a window of Candidatus Neomarinimicrobiota bacterium DNA.
AAAGAAGCTTAATATATTTTTATGATTGTAGCAAATATCGATGGCGAATAAATTTCAAATAGGACACGTAGTCCATCATAAACGGTATGATTATTACGGCGTTATATTTCACTCCGATGGATCATGTAAAGCGGATGACGAATGGTATTACCGCAATAAGACTCAGCCGGACCGAAGCCAACCGTGGTATAATGTCCTCGTTGACGGCGGCGGCGAGACTTACGTAGCCGAAGACAATCTCGAACTCGACCTTACGGGTAAAAAGATAGAACATCCGATGGTTATTCAAATGTTCTTGTCATACTATGAGGGCAGGTATTTCAAAGTGAGCTTGAATTGACCGTAAGTCAACTGGCGAATACGAATTGATCTGATTACGGTGATAACTTCGAAAACAATAAGCTGAAATCAAAATTGACATTGCCTAATTTAATTGAATCTCAACAAAAACCGCTGCTCGTTTTTGACGGCAAATGCGGTTTTTGCAGAAGATTGGCATCGAAATGGTACGAAAAGACCGAAAAGCAGATTACTTTTGTCCCGTACAGTGAAC
It encodes the following:
- the hspQ gene encoding heat shock protein HspQ; translation: MANKFQIGHVVHHKRYDYYGVIFHSDGSCKADDEWYYRNKTQPDRSQPWYNVLVDGGGETYVAEDNLELDLTGKKIEHPMVIQMFLSYYEGRYFKVSLN